The DNA sequence CGGTCGAGCAGGCTGCCGGGTGTAATGGTGATGCTGTGCGAAAGCTGTACTGCCGGGGTCTGTTGTCGGTGTTCGAGGACATCGTTCACTTGGGCTGGGAGGTCCTGATAGAGCGTGCCTCCGCAGGCAACGTTCATGGTTTGCATGCCTCCGCAAATAGCGAGCGTTGGAATCTGGTTGCGGATGGCCAGCCGGACCAAGTTGAGCTCAAAACTGGACCGCCGTTCGGCGACGAGAGGAAAGCGGTATCGTTGAGATTCTCCGTAGAGGGTCGGGTCAAGATCTGGGCCGCTTCCCGTGAGCAGTAGCCCGTCGATGCTTGTGAGGAGGCGCCGACGCGCTGAACGGTCTGCGACTAGGGGCAGGATCACCGGCACGCCGCCCAATTCTTCAATGGCGCGGACATACCGGGCCCGAAGAAAGTACGTGGGTTCCTTGCCGCCCCATTCCTTACGATCGCCGGCATTGAAGTCGGGCGTGACTCCGATGACCGGTTTCATGCTACTTGATCGGTTCCAAGGGCAGCGGTAGCGGCTCTTGAGGGGTGTAGTCCCCGGCCTCCCGGGCGGGCTCGCCTGACACGCCGAGGAACCGGATGGGCCGATCGCCTTTGAGGTGATCAGGGGTGATGATATAGGTGCCGTACATGCTGGGGACCCAGATGTTCTTTGCCGTCTGCTCGCTGCCTCCGGAGAAGCCATAGGCTAAGCCGCCGACCACTCCGCCGCCGATTGCAAACGCGAGCTTGAGGGGAAAATACACAATCGTGGCAAGCGCGGATCCGGCTTGAATGCCCACGCCGGAGGCGCTGGCGTCATTTGATGAGACAGGGACATTGGAGCTCCCCGATTCTTGTGCGGAGACCGGCACCGCGAGGATGGCTAGTGAGCACAGTGCCACCACGCCAAGGACCAGGGCATTCGACCAGAGGCTGCGTCGTCTTTTGAAGGGCAGAATGGCAGAGACGTTCACGTTGAGTGCCTCCTTGGGGCTGAAGTTCTGTGATGAGTGAAAAAAGATGAGTGCTGATGAGCTATGTGCAATTCAGAGTACTCCGTTGTCGTTATAACAAATTCCCCCTCATTTTCAAACCCCTTCCGGGTTTGCTGCAGGCGGCATTGTTCATGCGAGATCGGGTGGTTCGGCGAGGTCCAGTTCAAGGCGAATGCGATCGGTGATCTCGGCTGGTGTATTCTGGGTGAGGTGCGTCAACTCGGCGGTAAACGTTGAGGCCTCGATCACCTGATTCTGTTGATCGAGCCCGGCTTGGAGGGCCAGGTGTAGCGCGCAGGTGCAGAGGGACTGAATGAAGAGATCATCGGCCCGCCGCATGGTTTCCGTTCGGTCTTCGGGGTCCATGTCTCGCAGCAAGGCCTGGATCCAGGAAGAGAAGCCGATGTGTTCGCGTGTCTGCCCAATGTGAGGCTGTGCGACATCGACTCCAACCTGTACGCCACCCTTCCAGCTGCGCTTCTTCACATTGAAGACGCAACGGAGGTGATCCGGCCGATCCTCAACGGGTTCCGGTCCGAAGAAAAACGTGACGCGGTATTGTGTGAGATCTCCTGGTGCTGGATGTGTCATGGCGCGTGGTGCCGATTGTACCATTGCGACGGTCGGAGAACACAGACGGATCGGCAGAGTGGTATCGATGTCAAAATGCCGCTATGATGCGGCTATGAATATGCTCGCTCCCTCTCGCGCGCACGTGCACCGGATTCAACAGGCCATCCGGGAGCAGCCAGGACTTGACGGCTGGCTCTTTTACGACTTTCGTCATCTGGATCCCATTGCGTATCGGGTGCTGTTGCTAGATCCGTCACTCCATGTGACGCGGAGATGGTATTACTGGGTTCCGGCAGTGGGGGTGCCGGTGAAAGTTCAACATCGCATCGAGCCCCATGTGTTGGAGGGACTACCCGGTGATGAGCAGTTGTATGTCTCCTGGAGGGAGCAACATACGGCGCTGAGGTCCTTTCTGCACTCCGCCAAGCGGATTGCCATGCAATATTCGCCGATGAACGCCATCCCGTACCTCTCCCGCGTGGATGCCGGGACCATTGAGTTGATACGTGGGTTAGGCGTGGAGGTGGTGACTTCTGCGGATTTGGTTCAGCAGTTTGAGGCCGTGTGGGACGAGACCCAATTGGCCTCGCACCAAGTGGCAGCCGAGGGATTGCGAGCCATTGTGGATGAGGCTTTCGGATTTGTCGGCGCCTCTCTCGCCGGAGGGCGTTCTCTGACCGAATACGACTTGCAGCAATACATCCTCAGCCGCATGCAGGCTCGCAACCTGGTCACCTCTAGCGCACCAATTGCCGCCGTCAACGCACATAGCGCAGATCCGCACTATGGCCCGCCGCTGCAGGGATCCGCCCCCATCCGACCCGGGGATCTGGTGCTGATTGATCTATGGGCGAAGCAGCCCCAAGTGGGGGCGGTGTATGCGGATATCACCTGGACTGGATTTGTGGGGCGAACGGTGCCGGCACGGCATCAAGAGATTTTTCAGATTGTCCGGCGTGCGCGGGATACGGCGGTGAGCTTTGTGCAAGAACGCGTGAGGTGCGGGGCGTTCCCGTTCGGATGGGAAGTGGATGATGCCTGCCGTCAGGTGATTCAAGACGCTGGATACGGGAACTATTTCGTCCACCGCACCGGTCATTCGATCGGTGAAGAGGTGCATGGGAATGGGGCCAACATCGACAACCTGGAAACGCAGGATGCGCGTCGGTTGTTGCCGGGCACCTGCTTTTCCATCGAGCCGGGGATCTATTTGCCTCAGGAGTTCGGCATCCGCAGCGAACTCGATGTGTACCTCTCAACACATGACGCCACCGTGTACGGACAACCGGTGCAAACCGAACTCGTCGCGATTTCCCCCGTTGTCGGTTAGTTGAGCCTGCTTCCTCTCATTTCAGTGCCCTCCGCCATTTCTTGACACCCTTTGCATCGGGCAGCTATCGTGAGGTGTCGCACAGCCAAATAGGCTCTGTCGTGCCTACGTCGCCCCTATTGGTCGAGGAAGGAAAGCAACATGTTTGGCACTATGGGATTTTCCGAACTGATTATTATCCTGGTTATCGTCCTGATTATTTTTGGGGCCGGGAAACTTCCGCAAATTGGTGAAGGTGTCGGCAAGGCGTTGAGGGGCTTCAAGAAAGAGGTGAACGACATTCCTCCTCCCGACGCTCCCGCTGAGCCGTCTGACTCGACAACGGTGGCTGCTCAAGCGCAGTCCGTGCCGGAGATTGCCCTAGCCGGACAGGCCGCCCCGGTTGTCCAGGCACCTGCCACTTCTCAGGTCACAGCTCCCTATACGCCAGGTCCCGAATTGACTCCCGGTACCACGGCGGCTCTTATGGCTGCGGCCGCCCCTCAGGGGCCCCAGTCCACTCAGCCGGTCAAGCCGCGAGTCGCCACCGTGGCGCCAGGTCAGGCTGCGCCGGGTTCGGCAGTGGCGCAGAGCCATCAGCCGCCGACCATGGAAGATCGGATGGCAGCTCCTGCTCCAGTGATGCGGGCGCAGTACCCGCCTCTGCCTGCTGCGGCTCAGAGCAAGCCAGTAGCCAAGCGCCCATCTGCCATCGTGAACAAAGATGCCGTGGCTCGGGTGCAGGCAGCCCAAGCTGCCATGCGGGCGAAGGCGGCACAGACCCAATCGGGAGGGATTTCCTCCCAAGACATGCAGGGTTTGGGGGAAGGGCTTGGAGATGCCGTGCGGACGTTTCGGCAGGCCGTGGCTGATGTGCGGAGTTCGGTCGATCCTCAGATGCGGACAATTCGGGCAGAAATGGACTCTGCACAAAAGGAGCTTGAGCAGTCAATTGAAGCGGCGAAGCAGGCCCCAGTGGTGGATGAAGAGGCTCCCGCCAAACCGCTCTCGTAATTGTTCGGTCCTTCCACTCGGCAGGGATTGTGGCTGGTGATCTCGCTCCTCAGGTGGAGGGGTGCGAAGTGAGAGTGCCTGTGCGCTATGCAAGGCCGTCCGAGTCCAAGTATCACGCCTCCATCATGCTAACGGTTGACGTCGTTACCTGAATGCTCGCTGACGGGCATTGTGGAGTGTTAATCAATCTGAAGATGAGCGCCTGTGTGAAGGCTCGATTTTTTCCCCGCCTCTTCTCTCTGCTTTGGACCTGTTCTCTGATTGCCGGCTGTTACGTCGATGCTCCGCCAGGAGGGCCGGGCGAGGTATCGATACGCTTGACCGAACTGCTGGCGGATCCGGACCCGGAAGTTCGACGCACCGCTGCTGAGTCTCTTGGAAAAATCGGCCAACGGTCAGCTGGTCACGGACTACTGACTGCACTGAATGATCAGGATTCGCGTGTGCGTGCTGCCGCAGCACTTTCGCTTGGCAGATTGGGCGATGGCGCAAGCGGGATCTCGTTGGCAGGACGGTTGGTAGATTCATCCGAGGCGGTACGGGGGGCATCTGCCTTGGCTCTGTCTGAGCTTGAAAGTACCGGAGCATCCGAGGCCGAAACCATCCGGGCACTCCATCACCACGACCCATCTGTACGAATGGCGGCCACCCGGGCTTTGGTGAGCCAGGACATCGTCCCTTTTACGGCAGAGCTCGTCGGAGCCCTTCACGATACCGATGCACATGTGCGACAGGGCATTGCTGCGGCGCTTGGAGAAACGGGAGATAGGAGGGCCATACCCCACTTGTTGCGGCTTCTTAAAGAGGATGCAAGTGCTGGCGTTCGTTCCGAAGCAGCATTTCGTCTGGGTAAGCTTGGCGATACGAGCGTTGTGGGCGAGTTGTCAGTGGTCGCGAAGGGGGATTCGGATGCGATCACTCGAGGCTGGGCACGCTGGGCCGTTGAACAGATTACGCCGTCGCGCGGGTCCGATTCAGGGCTTCGACCAATTCGATAAGCCGTGCTTGAGCCTCGGGGGCAATTTCAGTGAACTGCACGCCCATTCCGGGAAAGAGTAAATAGCGCTCTGGTTTTGAGCGGGTCCACGCCACCTTCGCACGCGTTTCAAATTTCTGATTCGGGCGGTCCGGCAATGAAAACTCTACCTTCAGCTCCGTCCCCGGTGCCAGGGGCGCGCTACTCTCAATAAACAATCCTCCCCCACCGATGCCGCCGGTTAAGCTGTCAAATTGTTTTCCATCGGGTGTGCTGCAACGGACTTTAATCGCGAGCGGAGCTCGCGGATGGACTCGACTGTGTGCAAAGCGTGAGTCTTCGTCGATTGAGAGCATGTGCTCAATCA is a window from the Nitrospira sp. genome containing:
- the tatA gene encoding twin-arginine translocase TatA/TatE family subunit; its protein translation is MFGTMGFSELIIILVIVLIIFGAGKLPQIGEGVGKALRGFKKEVNDIPPPDAPAEPSDSTTVAAQAQSVPEIALAGQAAPVVQAPATSQVTAPYTPGPELTPGTTAALMAAAAPQGPQSTQPVKPRVATVAPGQAAPGSAVAQSHQPPTMEDRMAAPAPVMRAQYPPLPAAAQSKPVAKRPSAIVNKDAVARVQAAQAAMRAKAAQTQSGGISSQDMQGLGEGLGDAVRTFRQAVADVRSSVDPQMRTIRAEMDSAQKELEQSIEAAKQAPVVDEEAPAKPLS
- a CDS encoding PilZ domain-containing protein is translated as MKFPVTATREYHGKTLDIDCEQETLALFDDKGQRLAIVSWETLIEHMLSIDEDSRFAHSRVHPRAPLAIKVRCSTPDGKQFDSLTGGIGGGGLFIESSAPLAPGTELKVEFSLPDRPNQKFETRAKVAWTRSKPERYLLFPGMGVQFTEIAPEAQARLIELVEALNRTRATA
- a CDS encoding HEAT repeat domain-containing protein is translated as MKARFFPRLFSLLWTCSLIAGCYVDAPPGGPGEVSIRLTELLADPDPEVRRTAAESLGKIGQRSAGHGLLTALNDQDSRVRAAAALSLGRLGDGASGISLAGRLVDSSEAVRGASALALSELESTGASEAETIRALHHHDPSVRMAATRALVSQDIVPFTAELVGALHDTDAHVRQGIAAALGETGDRRAIPHLLRLLKEDASAGVRSEAAFRLGKLGDTSVVGELSVVAKGDSDAITRGWARWAVEQITPSRGSDSGLRPIR
- a CDS encoding M24 family metallopeptidase; the encoded protein is MNMLAPSRAHVHRIQQAIREQPGLDGWLFYDFRHLDPIAYRVLLLDPSLHVTRRWYYWVPAVGVPVKVQHRIEPHVLEGLPGDEQLYVSWREQHTALRSFLHSAKRIAMQYSPMNAIPYLSRVDAGTIELIRGLGVEVVTSADLVQQFEAVWDETQLASHQVAAEGLRAIVDEAFGFVGASLAGGRSLTEYDLQQYILSRMQARNLVTSSAPIAAVNAHSADPHYGPPLQGSAPIRPGDLVLIDLWAKQPQVGAVYADITWTGFVGRTVPARHQEIFQIVRRARDTAVSFVQERVRCGAFPFGWEVDDACRQVIQDAGYGNYFVHRTGHSIGEEVHGNGANIDNLETQDARRLLPGTCFSIEPGIYLPQEFGIRSELDVYLSTHDATVYGQPVQTELVAISPVVG
- a CDS encoding gamma-glutamyl-gamma-aminobutyrate hydrolase family protein → MKPVIGVTPDFNAGDRKEWGGKEPTYFLRARYVRAIEELGGVPVILPLVADRSARRRLLTSIDGLLLTGSGPDLDPTLYGESQRYRFPLVAERRSSFELNLVRLAIRNQIPTLAICGGMQTMNVACGGTLYQDLPAQVNDVLEHRQQTPAVQLSHSITITPGSLLDRIVKRTRMKVNSSHHQSVKTVGRTLLASATAPDGIVEAIEHPRLPFFLGLQWHPEFLFERHLLHRRLFQTFLRAASRRPSHQPSPARRGTGS